A stretch of the Neptunomonas phycophila genome encodes the following:
- the recG gene encoding ATP-dependent DNA helicase RecG, giving the protein MTSVYDSPSVTTLKGVGAALALKLERLGILNLQDLLFHLPLRYQDRTRILPIGSLRPGDECVIEGTIRASDVLMGKRRSLLCRVQDGTGTITLRFFHFSAAQKNGLAVGKTVRCFGEARPGPSGLEMVHPEYSAAADTGIKPVDEHLTPVYPMTEGLQQNRMRALIAQALSWLETGNLTELIPADMRQQWRLPELKTSLKYLHAPPVDANVDQLQKGMHPSQRRLAFEELLAHHLTLLQLRQKVQQDGAPAFMSTGLYTQPFLDGLPFAMTNAQLRVCGEVARDLEKPIPMLRLVQGDVGSGKTVVAAYAALQAVENNFQAAVMAPTEILAEQHFQNFTQWAEPLGLKVAWLAGKVKGKQRESQLAAIADGSAQIVVGTHALFQEDVRFYNLGLAVIDEQHRFGVHQRLSLREKGRDGVKTPHQLIMTATPIPRTLTMSAYADLDCSIIDELPPGRTPVNTVVIADSRRDQVIERVRAACSEGRQAYWVCTLIEESEVMQCQAAEVAEALLKEQLPELRIGLVHGRMKAKEKADVMAQFKAAELDLLVATTVIEVGVDVPNSSVMIIENPERLGLSQLHQLRGRVGRGSVESFCVLMYHAPLSKQGKARLAVMRETTDGFIIAEKDLELRGPGEVLGTRQTGMMQFKIADLQRDKDLLERVRQVAEPISRNPSIMQAITRRWLGQGEEYGHV; this is encoded by the coding sequence ATGACTAGTGTGTATGACTCACCATCGGTGACAACGCTGAAAGGGGTTGGCGCTGCATTGGCACTGAAGTTGGAACGGTTAGGGATTCTGAATTTGCAGGATCTGCTGTTTCATCTGCCGTTGCGTTATCAAGACCGCACTCGTATTTTGCCCATTGGTAGTTTACGTCCCGGCGATGAGTGTGTGATCGAAGGGACGATTCGCGCTAGCGATGTGTTGATGGGCAAGCGACGTAGCCTGTTATGCCGTGTGCAAGATGGTACGGGAACCATTACGTTACGCTTCTTTCATTTTTCGGCAGCACAAAAGAACGGATTAGCGGTGGGTAAAACTGTGCGCTGCTTTGGCGAAGCGCGTCCGGGGCCATCTGGTTTAGAAATGGTGCATCCAGAATACAGTGCTGCAGCAGATACGGGTATCAAACCTGTTGACGAGCACTTAACCCCGGTTTACCCCATGACCGAGGGTTTGCAGCAAAATCGTATGCGGGCGCTTATCGCGCAGGCATTAAGCTGGCTAGAAACCGGCAATTTAACGGAGTTGATCCCAGCTGACATGCGCCAGCAATGGCGCTTGCCTGAGTTAAAGACCTCGCTTAAGTATCTCCACGCTCCGCCGGTTGATGCTAATGTCGATCAGTTACAAAAGGGCATGCACCCGTCGCAGCGGCGCTTAGCATTTGAAGAGCTGCTGGCACATCATCTCACTTTGCTGCAACTTCGCCAAAAAGTGCAGCAAGACGGCGCACCAGCGTTTATGTCGACTGGGCTCTATACACAACCGTTCTTGGATGGTTTGCCGTTCGCGATGACAAATGCTCAATTACGCGTCTGTGGAGAGGTTGCGCGTGATCTCGAAAAACCTATTCCTATGCTGCGTCTAGTGCAGGGGGATGTAGGGTCAGGTAAAACGGTCGTTGCCGCTTACGCTGCGTTACAGGCTGTTGAGAATAACTTTCAGGCGGCAGTGATGGCCCCGACCGAGATATTAGCAGAGCAGCACTTCCAAAACTTTACTCAATGGGCTGAGCCGCTCGGGCTAAAAGTCGCTTGGCTGGCGGGTAAAGTTAAAGGGAAGCAGCGAGAGTCCCAGTTGGCCGCTATTGCTGATGGAAGCGCGCAAATAGTGGTCGGTACGCATGCGTTGTTCCAAGAGGATGTGCGCTTTTACAACTTAGGCTTGGCTGTGATCGATGAACAGCATCGTTTTGGTGTGCATCAGCGTTTGAGTCTGCGTGAAAAGGGCCGTGACGGTGTTAAAACGCCTCATCAACTTATCATGACAGCCACACCTATCCCTCGTACGTTAACCATGAGCGCCTACGCGGATTTGGACTGTTCCATTATTGATGAACTCCCACCAGGCCGAACCCCTGTCAATACGGTAGTGATTGCTGATAGCCGTCGAGATCAGGTGATTGAGCGTGTACGTGCAGCGTGTAGTGAGGGGCGTCAAGCCTACTGGGTATGTACTCTCATCGAAGAGTCGGAGGTGATGCAGTGCCAAGCAGCAGAAGTGGCCGAGGCACTATTGAAAGAGCAGTTGCCTGAGTTGCGTATAGGACTTGTGCATGGGCGTATGAAAGCCAAAGAAAAAGCCGATGTTATGGCGCAGTTTAAAGCAGCAGAGCTTGATTTGCTGGTGGCAACAACGGTGATTGAAGTCGGAGTGGATGTGCCTAATTCCAGTGTCATGATTATCGAAAATCCTGAGCGTTTGGGCTTGTCACAATTGCACCAATTGCGTGGCCGTGTTGGACGCGGGTCAGTCGAAAGTTTCTGTGTGCTTATGTATCATGCGCCGCTTTCTAAGCAGGGGAAGGCTCGATTAGCGGTGATGCGCGAAACGACCGATGGTTTCATTATCGCAGAGAAAGATTTGGAGCTACGTGGACCAGGAGAAGTGCTAGGCACGCGACAAACCGGCATGATGCAATTTAAAATTGCTGACCTGCAACGCGATAAAGATTTATTAGAGCGGGTACGTCAGGTGGCCGAACCCATATCACGCAACCCGTCCATTATGCAGGCGATTACCCGCCGATGGTTGGGGCAGGGTGAAGAGTATGGGCATGTTTAA
- a CDS encoding hydrogen peroxide-inducible genes activator, translating into MTLTELRYIVTLAKEQHFGRAAEKCFVSQPTLSIAVKKLEDELSVALFERSKNAVRLTDVGKQIVEQAKNVLQQADTIKDLAQFGKDQLKSPLRVGAIYTIGPYLFPHLVPEVQKLAPHMPLYIEENFTARLREKLRNGELDAIIIALPFEEPDVVTRTLYDEPFVMLLPKKHPWCEQKQIDSSGLANTELLMLGEGHCFRDQVLESCPTLTQAIQQHQTVTEGSSLETIRMMVASGLGASVLPVSATEGYYHSDLVETRPFKAPQPMRTVAVAWRASFPRPQAIDALVEAVSQCEIKIEDGAA; encoded by the coding sequence ATGACGCTGACTGAGCTGCGTTACATAGTGACTTTAGCGAAAGAGCAACATTTTGGCCGAGCAGCCGAAAAGTGTTTTGTTAGCCAACCAACGTTGTCGATTGCTGTGAAAAAGCTGGAAGATGAGTTAAGTGTGGCGTTGTTTGAGCGCAGCAAAAACGCCGTGCGTTTGACCGATGTGGGTAAGCAAATCGTCGAACAGGCAAAAAACGTTTTGCAGCAAGCTGATACCATCAAAGATTTAGCGCAGTTCGGTAAAGATCAACTTAAGTCGCCGCTGCGCGTCGGTGCTATTTATACGATTGGGCCTTATTTGTTTCCACACTTGGTGCCTGAAGTTCAAAAACTGGCGCCACATATGCCGTTGTACATTGAAGAAAATTTTACGGCGCGTTTACGCGAGAAACTGCGTAATGGCGAGCTGGATGCCATTATCATTGCACTGCCTTTTGAAGAACCCGATGTCGTAACACGTACCTTATATGATGAGCCTTTTGTGATGTTGTTGCCTAAAAAGCATCCGTGGTGTGAGCAAAAGCAGATTGATTCGAGCGGCCTTGCTAACACCGAACTGCTCATGTTGGGCGAAGGTCATTGCTTCCGTGATCAAGTGTTAGAAAGCTGTCCAACGTTAACGCAAGCGATTCAGCAGCATCAAACGGTAACGGAAGGTTCATCACTAGAGACCATTCGGATGATGGTGGCTAGCGGATTAGGAGCCAGTGTGCTGCCGGTTTCGGCTACCGAAGGGTATTACCATTCTGACTTGGTAGAAACACGGCCCTTTAAAGCGCCGCAACCTATGCGTACGGTTGCTGTGGCATGGCGTGCGAGCTTTCCGCGGCCTCAGGCTATTGACGCGTTAGTTGAAGCGGTTAGCCAGTGCGAAATTAAAATTGAGGACGGAGCGGCTTAA
- a CDS encoding SDR family oxidoreductase → MRKPKVLIAGCGDVGTALGLLLIDQGYEVYGLRRTINQLPDSIHAIKGDLIDKSSLSALADLPMLDYLVYSAAGGGRGAAAYQGTYIDGFSNLMQSLTHAPKHTFFTSSTSVYGQSNGEWVDETSPTEPNSETGKIMVAAEQQVLTQRNSTVVRFSGIYGPGRDHLIRTVQEGIIAPPEPVHYSNRIHRDDCAGVLAHLIGLVVQGQTIEPIYLASDDAPTPIHEVMKWLAQQRGIEIKGYKEIRRGGSKRCRNEKLKRLSYQLKTPSFVDGYVEPQSHR, encoded by the coding sequence ATGCGTAAACCTAAAGTACTCATCGCCGGCTGCGGTGACGTCGGCACGGCATTAGGCCTATTACTCATCGATCAAGGATACGAAGTTTACGGTTTACGCCGTACTATAAACCAGCTCCCTGATAGCATCCATGCTATCAAAGGTGATTTAATTGATAAATCCTCACTATCGGCTCTTGCTGATCTACCCATGTTAGATTACTTGGTTTATAGCGCCGCCGGAGGTGGTCGAGGTGCAGCTGCCTACCAAGGCACCTACATCGATGGATTTTCCAATCTAATGCAGTCCTTAACCCACGCCCCAAAGCACACTTTTTTTACCTCCAGCACTAGCGTATACGGCCAAAGTAATGGCGAATGGGTCGATGAAACCTCACCCACCGAGCCCAACAGCGAAACGGGTAAAATCATGGTGGCGGCCGAGCAACAAGTGCTCACTCAACGCAACAGTACCGTCGTGCGCTTTAGCGGCATCTACGGCCCCGGCCGCGACCACCTCATCCGCACCGTACAAGAAGGCATTATCGCCCCACCCGAACCCGTGCACTACAGCAATCGCATTCACCGTGATGATTGTGCCGGTGTACTGGCGCATTTAATTGGATTAGTAGTACAAGGCCAAACCATCGAGCCCATTTATCTGGCCTCAGACGATGCGCCAACACCTATCCATGAGGTGATGAAGTGGTTAGCGCAACAGCGCGGCATAGAAATTAAGGGGTATAAAGAGATAAGGCGCGGCGGGAGTAAGCGGTGTAGGAATGAAAAATTAAAGAGACTTTCTTATCAATTGAAAACCCCATCTTTTGTAGATGGCTACGTAGAGCCTCAGAGCCATCGTTGA
- a CDS encoding ABC transporter permease, producing MSWDWDVIIKYLPRLLDGALLTLELVVISGLVGVILAVPIALMRASQNPVVRFLPFCFIYFFRGTPLLIQIFLIYYGSAQFDVIRESALWPVLKEPYWCAIIAFSLNTAAYSAELFRGAIQAIPRGEIEAADAFGMNWWLKTRRIVLPRAFGIALPAYGNEVILMLKSSALASTITLLDLTGMARTIQARTYTPVELFTAAGVIYLLMAGAVILLFRFMENRFNRYQYYKPAIDPLGVEKQ from the coding sequence ATGAGTTGGGATTGGGATGTCATCATCAAATACCTACCGCGCTTGTTGGATGGAGCATTGCTCACATTAGAGTTGGTCGTTATTTCGGGCCTTGTTGGTGTGATACTGGCCGTTCCTATTGCGCTAATGCGTGCTTCACAAAACCCGGTTGTGCGTTTCTTACCGTTTTGTTTTATCTACTTTTTCCGCGGCACGCCGCTACTTATACAGATCTTCTTGATCTATTACGGATCGGCGCAGTTTGATGTGATTCGCGAATCGGCATTATGGCCTGTGCTAAAAGAGCCGTATTGGTGCGCCATTATCGCTTTTTCATTAAATACAGCAGCGTACAGTGCCGAGCTATTTCGCGGTGCAATCCAAGCCATACCGCGTGGTGAAATTGAAGCGGCCGATGCATTTGGTATGAATTGGTGGCTAAAAACCCGCCGTATCGTCTTGCCCCGCGCCTTTGGTATTGCCTTGCCCGCTTACGGTAACGAAGTTATTTTAATGCTAAAAAGCAGCGCGCTGGCCTCTACCATTACCTTGTTAGATCTCACCGGCATGGCAAGAACTATACAGGCACGAACTTATACACCGGTTGAGTTATTCACAGCCGCTGGTGTTATCTACTTGCTGATGGCAGGGGCTGTTATATTGCTATTTCGCTTTATGGAAAACCGCTTTAACCGGTATCAGTATTATAAGCCTGCAATAGATCCGCTAGGGGTTGAGAAGCAGTGA
- a CDS encoding ABC transporter permease, protein MIDLYGFGHLLLAGTWVTIKLAVVSLMVGLVFGLLGAAAKLSSYRVLRWLATAYTTLIRGIPELLIVFAIYFGGSAIVMAVASWFGYDEYIEINPFMAGVVALSIAFGAYATEVFRMAILSIPKGQWESAQALGMTPGKTFFRIILPQVWRVALPGLGNLFQVLLKDTALVSVVGLQDVIRQATTAISSTKEPFTFYLAAAVIYLILTAIATGSTLWMERMVNPQARYKA, encoded by the coding sequence GTGATTGATCTATATGGGTTTGGGCATCTTCTACTGGCCGGCACGTGGGTCACCATTAAATTGGCGGTTGTTAGTTTGATGGTTGGTCTGGTATTTGGTTTGCTAGGTGCCGCCGCTAAGTTATCCAGTTACCGGGTGTTGCGTTGGTTAGCGACGGCTTACACTACGCTAATACGTGGTATACCCGAACTGCTTATCGTCTTTGCTATTTACTTTGGCGGCTCGGCCATTGTTATGGCGGTGGCGAGTTGGTTTGGCTATGACGAATATATAGAGATTAATCCATTCATGGCCGGTGTTGTTGCGCTATCGATCGCCTTTGGGGCATACGCTACCGAGGTGTTTAGAATGGCGATCTTATCTATTCCCAAAGGCCAATGGGAATCGGCTCAAGCATTGGGCATGACGCCAGGTAAAACGTTTTTCCGCATTATCTTGCCGCAAGTATGGCGTGTCGCCTTACCGGGGCTGGGTAACCTATTTCAAGTATTACTAAAAGATACGGCGCTAGTGTCGGTAGTGGGCTTACAAGATGTTATTCGCCAAGCAACCACAGCTATTAGCTCCACGAAAGAGCCCTTCACCTTCTACCTAGCCGCAGCGGTTATCTATCTGATTTTAACGGCAATAGCGACGGGCTCTACGCTATGGATGGAACGTATGGTTAACCCACAAGCGAGGTACAAAGCATGA
- a CDS encoding ABC transporter substrate-binding protein, with protein MSIRNVIAAVTLVAGAFVGTQAVAADTIRIATEGAYAPFNMKNEKGELIGFDVEIAEALCAEMKADCTIVEQDWDGMIPALRGKKFDAIVASMSITEERLNAVDFTDPYYTNALAFVAAKGTDLVTDKASLEGKTLGAQRATIAGQYLEDVLGDVVTVKLYDTQDNAYLDLASGRLDGLVSDKFPAYDWLRTEAGAKFEFKGDTIKTETVDKIGIAIRKGDDELKAKFNTALKAIVENGTYETINAKYFPFSIF; from the coding sequence ATGAGTATTCGTAACGTAATTGCTGCTGTAACGCTGGTTGCCGGTGCTTTCGTTGGCACCCAGGCTGTCGCTGCCGACACTATTCGTATTGCAACAGAAGGCGCTTATGCACCTTTCAATATGAAAAATGAAAAAGGCGAGCTTATCGGCTTTGATGTTGAAATCGCTGAAGCACTGTGCGCAGAAATGAAAGCAGATTGCACCATCGTTGAACAAGATTGGGACGGTATGATCCCAGCCTTGCGTGGTAAAAAGTTTGATGCAATCGTTGCCTCAATGTCTATCACAGAAGAGCGTCTAAACGCGGTTGATTTTACTGATCCGTACTACACCAACGCATTGGCTTTTGTTGCAGCTAAAGGTACTGATCTGGTTACAGATAAAGCCTCTTTAGAAGGTAAAACGTTGGGCGCTCAGCGTGCCACTATTGCTGGTCAGTATTTAGAAGACGTGTTGGGTGATGTAGTAACGGTTAAGCTTTATGACACGCAAGATAATGCTTACTTGGACCTCGCATCAGGTCGTTTAGATGGGTTGGTCTCTGATAAATTCCCAGCCTACGATTGGTTGCGTACGGAAGCCGGCGCTAAATTCGAATTTAAAGGCGACACCATCAAAACCGAGACCGTTGATAAAATTGGTATCGCTATTCGTAAGGGTGACGATGAGCTAAAAGCTAAGTTTAATACAGCGCTTAAAGCGATTGTTGAAAACGGTACTTACGAGACCATCAACGCTAAGTATTTCCCGTTCTCTATTTTCTAA
- a CDS encoding ABC transporter ATP-binding protein gives MSESQVALELVDIYKAYGKLEVLKGVSLTAKDGDVISILGSSGSGKSTLLRCINLLEQPAKGEIVIGGEELKLKPGKEGELEAVSRRQLEHMRSRIGFVFQNFNLWPHKTILNNITEAPINVLKQSKEQATARAEELLKKVGLYEKRHAYPGNLSGGQQQRIAIARALAMDPQVLLFDEPTSALDPELVNEVLSVMRELADEGRTMLIVTHEMRFAREVSSQVVFLHQGQIEEIGPPEQVFDNPTSQRVRDFMSSHLG, from the coding sequence ATGTCTGAAAGTCAGGTAGCCCTTGAACTGGTCGATATTTACAAAGCTTATGGCAAGCTCGAAGTCCTGAAAGGGGTATCGCTGACAGCCAAAGATGGGGATGTTATTTCCATTTTAGGGTCAAGCGGATCGGGTAAAAGTACATTATTGCGCTGTATCAACTTGCTAGAACAGCCAGCCAAAGGCGAGATCGTCATTGGTGGTGAAGAGTTAAAACTCAAACCGGGCAAAGAAGGTGAGCTGGAGGCAGTGAGCCGCCGGCAGCTAGAACACATGCGCTCACGCATCGGATTTGTGTTTCAAAATTTCAACCTTTGGCCGCATAAAACCATTCTTAATAACATTACCGAAGCGCCTATTAATGTTTTAAAGCAATCTAAAGAGCAGGCCACTGCTCGCGCGGAAGAGTTGCTAAAAAAAGTAGGGCTGTACGAAAAGCGCCATGCTTATCCGGGTAATTTGTCAGGTGGGCAGCAGCAGCGTATTGCTATCGCTCGTGCCTTAGCAATGGATCCTCAAGTGCTTTTGTTTGATGAGCCAACATCGGCATTAGACCCCGAGCTAGTCAATGAAGTACTTAGCGTTATGCGCGAGCTGGCTGACGAAGGTAGAACTATGCTGATCGTGACTCATGAAATGCGTTTTGCCCGTGAAGTATCCAGTCAGGTCGTATTTTTGCATCAAGGACAGATTGAGGAGATAGGGCCGCCCGAACAAGTGTTCGACAACCCTACTTCGCAGCGGGTGCGAGACTTTATGTCGAGTCATCTGGGATAA
- the ppk1 gene encoding polyphosphate kinase 1 has product MTKQETAIELEVAEMTDEQVPNQAAQALVESREILPTVDHPVEVEPVDLKAPELYINRELSHLQFNVRVLEQSLVERHPLLERLMFLLIFSSNLDEFFEIRVADQLRQLKYGREVVGPDAMYPKKVLEKIREICHINVERQYRILNEIMFPEMERQGIHFLRRRDWTAEQLAWVREYFEEKVVPVISPIGLDPAHPFPRLVNKSLNFIVELDGKDAFGRETGMAIIPAPRSLPRLIRMPDELSDGGDNLIFLSSIIHQFADELFPGMKVKGCFQFRITRNADLTFDFEEMDDLARTLRGELHSRKYGDAVRLEVDNRTPEALTDFLMQEFHLSDDQVYKVDGPVNLTRLMAVRDLVKRPELRWPPFSPGVPNKLKKEKEANVFNSLKGGDQLLLHPFQSFTPVVDLIMKAAKDPDVIAIKQTLYRTGDKSDIVNALVEAARAGKEVTVVIELRARFDEESNLHLASRLQEAGCLVVYGVVGYKTHAKLMLIVRREGSNLVRYCHLGTGNYHSGTARLYTDYSYLTSNDEIGEDVHKVFQQLTGMGKIQRLKKIFNAPFTLHTKMIELVQREAKLAASGKPGHVIVKVNGLTEPKMIRALYEASQAGVKIELIIRGMCRLRPGLPGISENITVRSVIGRFLEHTRVCYFGNNGNPEVFCASADWMERNMLHRVETGFPLSGKLAERVKKELDYYLADNTESWELKADGSYNLLAPEEGEPAFSAQQQLLQDFAS; this is encoded by the coding sequence ATGACAAAGCAAGAAACCGCTATTGAGTTAGAGGTAGCAGAGATGACAGACGAGCAGGTGCCCAATCAGGCCGCACAAGCGTTAGTAGAAAGCCGTGAGATCCTTCCAACGGTTGATCACCCCGTAGAAGTTGAACCCGTTGATTTAAAAGCGCCTGAGCTCTACATCAATCGCGAGTTAAGCCATCTTCAATTTAATGTGCGCGTACTAGAGCAATCATTAGTTGAACGCCATCCTTTACTTGAACGGCTGATGTTCTTATTGATCTTTTCGAGCAATCTTGATGAGTTCTTTGAAATTCGCGTGGCCGACCAGCTCCGTCAATTGAAATATGGTCGTGAAGTGGTGGGCCCAGATGCGATGTACCCAAAAAAGGTACTCGAAAAAATCCGTGAAATTTGCCATATCAATGTCGAGCGCCAGTACCGCATTCTGAACGAAATTATGTTTCCAGAAATGGAGCGACAGGGTATTCACTTTTTGCGTCGCCGCGACTGGACAGCCGAGCAACTGGCTTGGGTCCGCGAGTACTTTGAAGAGAAGGTTGTACCCGTCATTAGCCCTATCGGTTTAGACCCCGCTCATCCATTTCCGCGCTTAGTGAATAAGTCACTTAACTTTATAGTTGAGTTAGACGGCAAAGATGCATTTGGCCGTGAGACGGGTATGGCTATCATACCAGCGCCGCGTTCATTGCCGCGTTTGATTCGTATGCCGGATGAGCTAAGTGATGGGGGAGATAATCTGATCTTCTTGTCATCGATTATTCACCAATTTGCCGATGAGTTGTTTCCCGGCATGAAAGTGAAAGGTTGTTTCCAATTCCGTATTACACGTAATGCCGATTTAACCTTTGATTTTGAAGAAATGGATGACTTAGCGCGTACCTTACGTGGTGAATTACACTCGCGTAAGTACGGTGATGCGGTGCGTTTAGAGGTTGATAATCGCACACCTGAGGCGTTGACCGACTTTTTGATGCAAGAGTTTCATCTATCCGATGATCAAGTCTATAAAGTAGATGGTCCTGTTAACTTGACGCGCCTGATGGCTGTGCGTGATTTAGTTAAGCGCCCTGAATTGCGTTGGCCGCCTTTTTCACCTGGTGTGCCAAACAAGCTTAAAAAAGAGAAAGAGGCCAACGTTTTTAACTCGCTTAAAGGCGGTGACCAGTTGTTGTTGCATCCTTTCCAATCATTTACGCCGGTAGTCGATTTGATCATGAAAGCGGCTAAAGACCCGGATGTGATTGCGATTAAGCAAACGCTTTACCGCACAGGTGATAAATCCGATATTGTTAACGCGCTGGTTGAAGCAGCGCGTGCGGGTAAAGAAGTTACAGTCGTTATCGAATTGCGCGCCCGTTTTGATGAAGAAAGTAACCTGCACTTAGCAAGCCGATTGCAAGAAGCTGGCTGTTTGGTGGTCTACGGTGTTGTCGGTTACAAAACGCATGCCAAGCTCATGCTGATTGTTCGCCGAGAAGGTAGCAACCTTGTGCGTTACTGCCATTTAGGTACGGGTAACTATCACTCTGGAACGGCACGTTTGTACACCGATTACAGTTACTTAACGTCAAATGACGAAATTGGTGAAGATGTCCATAAAGTGTTCCAGCAGTTAACCGGAATGGGCAAAATTCAGCGCTTGAAGAAGATCTTTAATGCGCCATTCACGCTGCATACCAAAATGATTGAACTGGTGCAGCGAGAAGCCAAGTTAGCAGCCAGTGGTAAGCCAGGCCATGTTATCGTGAAAGTGAATGGCCTTACTGAGCCTAAGATGATCCGTGCATTGTATGAAGCATCACAAGCCGGTGTGAAAATAGAGCTGATTATCCGCGGGATGTGCCGTTTGCGTCCAGGGTTGCCCGGTATCTCTGAAAATATCACAGTGCGCTCGGTGATTGGTCGCTTCTTGGAACATACGCGCGTTTGTTATTTCGGCAATAACGGAAACCCTGAAGTGTTTTGCGCCAGTGCTGATTGGATGGAGCGTAATATGCTGCATCGAGTTGAAACGGGATTCCCATTGTCGGGTAAACTTGCCGAGCGTGTTAAAAAAGAGTTGGACTACTATTTAGCCGACAATACGGAAAGTTGGGAGCTCAAAGCGGATGGTAGCTACAATCTATTAGCACCGGAAGAAGGCGAACCTGCCTTCAGTGCGCAGCAACAACTGCTGCAGGATTTTGCTAGCTAA